Part of the Gemmatimonadota bacterium genome, CTATCCGACCCATCAGGAGATTCGTCGCATGAACATGGATATTGGCCACATCTTTGCGCAGAGCCCCGCGTTCGCGAAGGGCATCTGGTTCACGCTCGCCGTGATGTCGCTCTGGTCGCTGACCGTCGCGTTCGGCAAGTGGTGGAACCTGCGCAAGGCCCAGAAGGAGACGCTCAAGTTCGCGCCCGAGTTCTCGCAGTTCCTCGAGGAGGACAACCTCTCCGAGGCGATCAACCTCGCGCAGTCGTACAAGAAGTCGCACGTCGCCCGCGTCCTCGGTGGCGCGCTCGATGAGGTCAAGCCGCTCATCCTCGATGGCTCGGTCACCGTCTCCGACATCAACTCGGCCGAGCGCGCCGTCGAGCGCAACATGCTCGTCGAGATCGTCTCGCTGAAGCGCGGCCTCGCGGTCCTCGCGACGGTCGGATCGACCTCGCCGTTCGTCGGCCTCCTCGGCACCGTGTTCGGCATCATCAACGCCTTCGCCGCCATGGGCACGTCGGGCTCGACCGGCATCGCCGCGATCACGATCGGCATCGCCGAGGCGCTCATCGCGACCGGCTTCGGCCTCCTCGTCGCCATCCCGGCGGTGTGGTTCTACAACTACTTCCAGACCAAGATCGACAACCTCACTTCGGAGATGACCTACGTCTCGAAGGAGATGATCGACTACCTGATCAAGGGCGTCTCGGGCGAGTTCGGCCGTTCGCGCTTCACCCGTGAGTTCTCGACGAAGGCCGGCGGCAACGCCCCGATCTCGCAGTAATCTCCTCGACGATCCCAGGAGGGATTCGCGATGGGTATGTCAGTCAACGCCGGGGGCGGCGTCAAGGCAGAGCCGAACGTCGTCCCCATGATCGACGTGATGCTGGTGCTCCTCATCATCTTCATGGTGGTGACGCCGGCGGTCGCGACGGGCTTCACCGCCGAGCCGCCCTCGGGCATCAACCTGAAGGCGCACCCCGAGGCCGACGAGGATCAGATCCTCGGCATCGACAAGTTCGGGCAGTACTTCCTGAACAAGCAGCCGATCGCCAACGAGACGCTGGGTGATGCCCTGAAGAACATCTACACCGTCCGGACGGTCGACCAGATCCTCTACCTCAAGGCCGACAAGGGCCTCGAGTACGGGAAGATCCTCGACGCGATGGACATCGCCTCGAAGAATGGCGTCCGCGTGGTCGCCGCGATCACGGACCAGACGCCAGGGACCGAATCCTCGGTGGCGGGTGACGAGATCAAGCAACCCACCAAGACGCCGTAAGGGAGCCGACCATGGGAATGAGCGTAGGAAATGACCACGGTGGGCTGAACAACGAGCCGAACGTCGTGCCGATGATCGACATCATGCTCGTGCTGCTGATCATCTTCATGATCATGCAGCCCATGATGCGCAAGGCGATCGACCTCCAGCTGCCCGATCCGCAGCCGGCGGTGGTCACGGCGAACAACGCCTCCGACCAGATCGTGCTCGAGGTCCTGCCCGACGGCTGGTTCGCGGTCAACCGTGACTCGGTCAAGAAGGAAGGCCTCGGTGCGCGGCTCAAGGAGGTCTATGACCCGCGGCCGGAGAAGATCATGTTCATCAAGGGGCATCCGTCCGTGCAGTACCAGGACGTGATCTTCGCGATGGACGTCGCCCGTGGTTCGGGCGTCAAGGTCATCGGCGTCACGCCGAAGGACACGCAGTAAGCGCCTCGGTCCCCGGGGCAGATACGGCGGACGAACCTTTCCAGGCTCGTCCGCCGTATTACTTCAGGAGCCTGACTCGGGAACGCGCCGACCCGTTCGCCCCTTTCATTCCCAGATGAGCACCACCGACCTCACGCCCGCTGGCTTCCCCAAGCGCCCGATCCGGCCCCTCCACGGGATCCCGGACCGTGACCCGCGCGGGCGTGCGGGGCTCGTCTTGTCGACGCTCTTCCATCTGCTGATCGTGGTGCTGCTGGTCCTCCCTCCGATCATCGCCACGTCGGTCGTGTTCGACGAGACCACGGGCGGCGGCGGTCCCGGTCCGGCCGGCGGTGGCGGTGGGGGGCGTGGCGGGACCGGCGGCGAGGAGATCAAGCCGGAGAAGCTTCGATATCTCCAGGTGGCGCCCATTCCGAAGGTCTCCCCGTCCGCGATCCCGCCCGTCGTCCCACCGCCGCCGAAGCCGCCGGAGCCGACCAAGCAGCCGGACCCGACGCCAACGCCGCCCACACCGACCCCGCAGCCGGCGGAGACGCCCTCCAGTGGCCCGACCACCCCGACCCCAGGCGCGGGCGGTGGTACGGGCCACGATGGCAGTGGTGGCAACGGGCCGGGGAGTGGTGGTGGCGTCGGGTCCGGCGTCGGAACGGGGCGCGGGTCCGGGGTGGGGCCTGGCACCGGTGGTGGGCCGGGTGAGATCTCACCGGCCCGCGTGACCGATCTCGCCATCCTGCCGATCCCCGTGCCGAACAAGGTCAAGCCATACGATATGGTCGCCGTGTTCGAGGTGGACGAACGCGGCGTTGGCAGGCTCATCGCCTTCAATCCGTCGCGCGACAGCGGATACAACAAGAAGATCCGCGAGATGCTCGCGTCGGTCCGGTTCCGTCCCGCCGTGCGGCCGGATGGCACGCCGGTGCGCGACACCGTATCGATCCAAGCCTCCGCGCGCTGACTGGTCCGGCGAACCGGGGGCGCGTAGCTTCCCCGGATGAATTCGCTCTGGGCTCGCAAGCCGATCGCTGACGCCGTCCCCGAAGGGCACGAAGGCAAGGGGATGCAGCGCACCCTCGGCACCAAGGACCTCATCGCGCTCTCCATCGGCGCGGTCATCGGTGCCGGCATCTTCTCCACGCTGGGGACCGCCGCGGCCGGTTCGATCGGCCCGAACGGCGAGATCCTGCGCTATGGCGCGGGACCCGCGCTGATCTTCTCCTTCCTGCTGCTCGGCGCGGTCTGCACCCTCGCCGCGCTCTGCTATGCCGAACTCGCGGCGATGATCCCCCAGGCCGGTTCGGCCTACGCGTACAGCTACGCCTCCTTCGGCGAACTCGTCGCCTGGATCATCGGCTGGGACCTCATCCTCGAGTACGCCGTCGGCAACGTCGCCGTCGCGATCTCGTGGAGCGGTTACTTCAACTCGCTCATCTCGCCGTTCGTGGAGCTGCCCGGCTGGCTCACGCACGGCTACTGGCAGGTCGCGGCGAGCAGCAACCCGGAGATCCACGGCCTCCTCGACACCGCGCCGCGGCTCGCCGGCATCCCGATCCTCGTGAACGTCCCGGCCTTCGTGATCGTCATGCTGATCACCTGGCTGCTCGTGATCGGCGTGCGCGAGAGCGCCCGCGCGAATGCGATCATGGTCGGCATCAAGCTGCTCGTGCTGGCGCTGTTCGTGATCGTCGGCTCGCAGCACATCGACACGGCGAACTACACGCCGTTCGCGCCCAACGGCTTCCGGGGCATCCACCAGGGCGCGGCGATCGTCTTCTTCGCCTACATCGGCTTCGACGCCATCTCCACGGCGGCGGAGGAGGTGAAGGACCCGCAGCGGACCATGCCCCGCGGGCTCCTCTGGGGCCTCGGCATCTGCACCCTCATCTATGTGATCGTCGGCGCGGTCGCCACCGGCCTCGTACCCTACCAGCAGCTCGCCTCGTCGGATCCGCTCGCGCACGCCTTCGACGTCGCCGGGTTGCAGCGGTTCGAGTGGATCATCTCGGCCGGGGCCGTCGTCTCGATGTCGGCCGTGCTGCTCGTGTTCCAGTACGGCCAGCCGCGCATCTTCTACGCCATGGCGCGCGACGGCCTGCTCCCCGAGGGCGCCGCCAAGATCCACAAGAAGTACCGGACGCCGCACGTGACGACGATCATCACCGGCGTGCTCGTGGCGCTCGCGGCACTCGTCGCCGACGACGTCGCAACGTACGACCTGACGAACATCGGCACACTCTTCGCGTTCGTGCTCGTCTGCGGCGGTGTGCTCATGCTGCGGATCAAGGACCCGAATCGGCCGCGTCCCTTCCGCGTGCCGTTCGTCTGGATCGTCGCTCCTGCGGGGTTGCTCGCCTGCATCTTCGTGATGGTCGGCCTGCCGATGAACGCCTGGAAGGGCTTCGGCGTCTGGCTCGTGGTCGGCCTGGTGCTGTACGCCGTCTATGGCTGGAAGAACTCGCGCCTGCGCCGCGGGCTCCCGCCGCACGACTTCGGCGCGGAGTGAGGCTGCGGCCCTGGTCGAGACCAGGGCCGCGATGGCTCAGGCGTTGACCAGTGCCCGCCGGGCCAGCTTCACCGCACCGCGCGCGGCGACGACCTCCTCGCCGTGCAGGTGCGACCCCGGCACCGCCGTCTTCAGGCGGTGCTCGACGAGGCGACGGAGGAACGACCCGCGCCTGAGCATCCCGCCTGCGAGCGCCACCGGGACCGCCGCGCGCTCATCGACGAAGAGCTGACGCGCCAGCGTGCGCACGTGGAGCACGAGCTCCTCGGCCGCGATCGTGCAGATGGAGTTCGCGCGCAGGTCACGCTCGGCGGCGAGCGCGACCACCGGGACCGCGAGGGCGGCCAGATCCTTCGGCGTTGCGGCCGCGGCCCATGCGATGAGGTCATCGACCTCGTCGAGTTGCAGCGCGGTCAGCACCGCGCCGACGAGGCGCGTCTCTGGCTCGCGCCCATCGTGCGACGCGGTGAGGACGCTGAGCGCGCGGCGGCCGATCCAGGCGCCGCTCCCTTCGTCGCCGCAGGTCGGGCCCCAGCCGCCGGCCCGCAGCAGCGTCCCGGTGGGACCACGGCCGTACGCCACCGATCCCGTACCCGAGATGAGCAGGATGCCGGCCCCTTCGCCGAACGCGTCCTCCAGGGCGATCTCGCCGTCGGTGGTGACCACCACCTCATCGGCGATGCCTTCGCCCTCGAGCGCGCGGAGCAGGTTCTTCCGCTCCTTCTCTCGCCCGGCGCCGGCGACGCCCACCACCAGCACGCGGGGCCGCTCCTCGCGCTCGGCGGTGGCCAGCGTGTCACGGACCAGCGCGCCGATGACCTCGGCGGAATGCAGCGCTTCACCCGGGCGGATGGCGCTCCCGGCCCCCGTGAGGGTCGCGAGTTCCTTGCCGCGGCCGTCGGCCACGATCACCTGGGTCTTGCTGCCACCACCATCCACACCGACGACGAGATGCGACATGAGCTCACGGGAGGGGGTCAATCGACGACGTACGCTTCGATGGCATTGTACTCGGCCAGCCCGAGCCGGTCCAGCAGGTCGGCGGTGCCCGTGTTCCGCTGCTCCACACGCTGCCAGAACTCGCGCTCGTCCTGGCCGGGGAAGGGGGCGGAGTCCTTCTGCGACTGGTGCTTGAAGATCGCCTGGATCTTGAGGCGCAGCTCCTCCCGCGAGAGCGGGACGAGCCAGGTCGCCTCGGAGACGGGCCATTCCTGCCAGGCCCCGCGATAGAGCCATACCTCGGGGGTCCAGGCGCCGCCGGTCCGCTCGATGTACTCGGGCGGCGGCTCCTGCGCCCCATGCGTGCGGACGGGGTGGAGCTGGGCGACCGCCGCGTCGATCGCGTCCTTGCAGACGCGATGCGTGCCGTGCGGGTCGCTCAGGTCGCCGGCGACGAAGATGTAGTGCGGACGCTTCTCCTCGAGGAGCGCCTTCACGATCGCCACATCCTCGGGACCCACCGGCTTCTTCTCGATGGTCCCGGTGCGGTAGAAGGGGAGGTCGAGGAATCGGCCGTGCGAGCCGTCGAGGCCGAGCGTCTCGATGCCGGAGACGGCCTCGGACTCGCGGATGATGCGCTTCAGGTCGGCCACCTCGGGCGGGTCGATCTCGCCCGGCTGCTTCGCGTCCATCGCTTCGAGCACCCGGTCGGTGTAGGCCTGGAGCTTCCCCTCGGCGAAGCCGCGCTCCCGCGCCACCCGCATCACGACGTCGAGGTGTCGGCGCACGTCGTGATCGAACACGGCGATGTTCCCGCTCGTCATGTACGCGACGGTGATCTCGTTGTCGTTCTGGATGAGCTTGCGCAGGATGCCGCCCATCGAGATCACGTCGTCGTCGGGGTGCGGCGAGAAGCAGACGATGCGGGCATGGTGCGGCAGCTTCGCGCGCCCGCGGATCCGCTCGCTGAGCGCACGGAAGACCTTGCCGTTCACGTCGCCGGCCTCACCGTGTCGCGCGACGAGGCCGGAGAGATGATGCTCCTCGTAGTCCGTCTCGGAGAGCTTGAGCACCGCACGGCCGGTCACCCCGGAGAGCCAGATCGCGGCGCGGATCTCGAGGGCATCCGTCCACTGCACCTCGTCCACCAGCCAGGGCGTCGCGACGCGCGTCAGCTCCGCCGCGGCCGCGCCGTCGCAATAGAACGTCGCGTCGGGATGCCGCTGCAGGAACGTCGCCGGCACGCCGTGGTCGACCTCCCCTTCCACCGCCCGTCGGACGATCGCCGACTTGTGCTCGCCGGTGGCGAGGATCGCGATCTCGCGCGCGGCGAGGATCGTCGCGATGCCCATCGTGAGCGCCTCGCGCGGGACGTTCTTCTCGCTGAAGAAACCGCTCGCGGCGTCACGCCGCGTGACGCGGTCCAGATGCACGCGGCGCGTGCGGCTCTCGAGCCCCGAGCCCGGCTCGTTGAAGCCGATGTGTCCCGTCTTGCCGATGCCCAGCAGCTGGAAGTCGATGCCGCCGGCCGCGGCGATCGCCGCCTCGAAGGCCGCGCAGTGCGCGGCGACCGCGTCGCCGGTGAGCGTGCCGTCGAGGATGTGCACCCGTTCCGGCGCGATATCCACCTGCGAGAAGAGGTGCGTCCACATGAAGCGGTGGTACGAATGCGGGCTCTCCGGGTGCATCGGCAGGTACTCATCGAGATTGAACGTCTCGACCTGCACGAAGCTGAGCCCCTCTTCGCGGTGCATCCGCACGAGTTCCCGATACACACCGATGGGCGTGGAGCCCGTGGCGAGGCCGAGTACCGCACGCCGACCCCCGGCGTTGGCGCGGCGGATGGCCGCGGCGATGCGTTCGGCCACGGCGCGGGCGAGCGCCGGCGGCGTGTCGAAGATGCGGGTGCGGATGCGTTCCCGCGCCTCGGCGATCGGAATGGCGCGAGGCTCGCGGTCCTCATGGGAGCCGCGAGCCTCGGAGTGGTGGTGCCCGGTCATGTCAGTACCGGCGCCATCAGGCGCATCGCAGGGTCAGGCCGAGAAGCTGCTGCCGCAGCCGCAGCCGCCGGTCGCGTTCGGGTTCTTGAAGGTGAAGCCGGAGCCCTGCATCGAAGTCACGTAGTCGATGATGACGCCATTCAGGTACTGCATCGAGAACGGGTCGACGAAGACGTTGAACCCACCCTGCGGCAGGATCGTGTCGTCCTCGGCGGGCTTGTCCTCGATGAGCAGGCTGTACTTGAAGCCCGAGCAACCGCCGGGCTGCACGCTCACGCGGAGCCCGCCGACCTCTGGGGCGACGTTCTCCGCCGTCATGAACTTCTGGACTTCGGTCGTGGCGGCCGACGTGATGGTGACCGCGACCTCGGGCGTATTCATCGTGCTCATGGGTCCCTCCGAAGTGGGATCTGGGCCGCGGGTGCGGCGTGTCCGTACTAATCCTGAATATAGGCTTCGGGGTTCCGCCGACAAGTCGGTACCGTCAGTCAGTCCGGCCTGACAGTCCGAACCGTATCCGGAGTCGACGGCGCCACGGCAGCTCGAACGCCCGGTGGATCCCCACCGCCAGAAGCACCGCGACGGCCAGATAGGCGGCGAAGAGCGGCCACGAAGCATCATACCCTCTCCCCACCAGCCGGTTCGTCGCGGCGAGCAGGTACCCGTGCAGGGGCGCATGGAACAGATAGAGCGCGTAGCTCGCTTCGCCGAGCAGCACGAGGGTGGCCGAATGCAGGCCAAGCCCCGCATGCTCGCGCAGGCCCCAGCAGGCGCCGACCACGAGCACGAACCCGGGCAACGCGACCGGCAGCAGATGGAGCCCATTCGCCGCGACGAAGCCGCGCGCGCTGACGGCGAGAGCGAGCCAGCCGAGTCCGACGGCGAGCAGGAAGAGCCCCGGTGCCCGCGTGGGGGGGCGCCAATCGCGGAGCACCGCCGCCAGTCCGATCCCGGCCAGGAACTCCGGCCACCGCGCGAGCGGGGAGAGCGAGTAGACGGGTACCGGCCAGCTGCCACCGAACCGCTCGCCATTCGGGAAGATCAGCGCGGAGGCGAGGAGCGATACCACGAGGAGCATCGCACCGCGGCGCATCGCAGCGCGCGCGGGCCCGCGCAGGAGCCACGCCCCGAGCCCGGCGATGACGAGCGGGAACGCGAGATAGAACCACGCCTCGACCGAGAGCGACCAGGCCGGGCAGTTCCACTGGCACGCCGTCTCGGGGCGCCACGCCTGCTGCACCGTGAGCACCGACGAGACGATCGCGGTCACGTGCCCGGCGGCGAGTCCCTGCACGTGCGCATCCCGGGTGAAGAGCGCGGCCGCGAAGAGCAGCGCCAGGAGATACGTCGGCGCGAGGCGGGCGACCCGCTCGAGCAGGAAGGTGCGCGGCGTCCCGCGCAGTGCGCCGTTGGGCGCATAGCGCACCGTCAGCAGGAACCCGGAGAGGACGAAGAAGAGGGAGACGCCGAGCCATCCGCTGCCGCCGAGCGCCGCGGTGAACGAGGTCGCGTCGCCCTGCGGCAGGGCGTGGTGCAGCAGCACCCAGAGCGCGGCGAGGAATCGCAGCGCGGTGAGCGGACGGGCGTGCGCGAGCGCGGCGCCGACGGCGGACGCCCCGTCGCGCCCGTCCGCGCGGACGGGCGCGCTCAGGGCGGTGAGCCGCGCACCGCGCCCGACGGTCCGAGCGGCGCGGTGGTGACGAGATCGCCGACGGCCGTCCGGATGGGGCCGATCCGCGAGTTCTCGCGCGTCGGGTTCACCCGGTTGGTCAGCAGGATGACGAAGCGACCGTTCGGCGGGTCGATCCAGATGGAGGTGCCCGTGAAGCCGGTGTGGCCGTACGCCGGCCGCTTCATGAGGCGCCCGGCGGAGTTGGTGCCATTCGGCGTCTCCCACCCCAGCGCACGATTGGACAGCTGCACGTTCTGTACGCGCGTGAAGTCGCGGACCGTCTCGGCGCGCACGATCCGCGTGCCGTCGAGGGTGCCCTCGTTGAGCAGCGCGCGCGCGAAGCGGGCGAGGTCGTGTGCCGAGCTGAAGAGCCCCGCATGCGCGACCGGGCGCTCGAGGAAGTAGGCGTTCTCGTCGTGCACCTCGCCGCGCAGGTGCCGTCCGCGCCACGGATCACGTTCCGTAGGGGCGATGCGGGCACGCCACTCGGCGGGCGGCAGGTACCGTGTCTCCGTCATGCCGAGCGGCGTGAAGACCCGCTCCGCGAGATAGGCGTCGAGGGCCTGGCCGCTGACCCGTTCGATGATCCACCCGAGCAGGATCGCGCCGATGTCGGAATAGACCATCCGGGCGCCGGGCATGGTGTCGAGCGCCGTGTTCATGAGGATGGCCCGCGCCGAATCGGCGGTGCCGGTCATCTTCCAGAGTTGCTTGAAGGCCGGAAGGCCCGCCGAGTGCGTGAGGAGGTGGCGGACGGTCACACGCTCCTTCCAGCGGCCGGTCCATTCCGGGAGGTAGCGCTGTACCGGCGCATCGAGCACGACCTTCCCCTGCTCGGAGAGCTGCATCATCGCGGTGGTCATGCCGACGACCTTCGTGAGTGACGCGAGGTCCCAGATCGTGTGCAGGTCCGGGGCCGGCGCGTCGGCGGCCCAGTCGATGCGGCCGGCGCTCACCTGGGTGACGATGCCATTGCGGTCGCCGACGATCGCGATCGCGCCGGGGAAGACCGAATCGCGGACGCCGCGCGAGAGGAGGGTGCGCAGCGAATCCTCGAGCGATGCCGGCGCCGCGGGCCGTGTGATCGCGAGGCCGTCGCCCGCGCGGAAGAAGCCGGGCAGCGAGATGGGCGCGTGGCCCTGGAAGGGGATCCGTCCCGCGAGGGCCCGCGCGGCGGCCCGCTCCATGGCGTCGCCGCGCCCGAAGGCCGCGACGTAGCCCGAGACCCACCCGAACTCGCGGATGATGTAGGGATTGGAGAACGCCACGACGGTCACCGGCCGCGTGAGCGCCACCGAGTCGACCCAGCGGGCGACGTGCTCGCCGATCGCGAAGCGTCCCTCGCCCTCGATGGTGCGCACGAAGGTCGCGAGCACGACGCGGTCGGCCGGGCGGAGGAGCGAGTCGAGCCGGGCCCGCGGCGTGGTCGGCGCGATGCGGAGCACGCGCGAGTCGGGGAGCAGTGCGCGCAACTCATTGCCGAAGGTCCGCCCGGCACTCACGTCCGACTCGCTCGCGAAGGTGATGATCGCGGTGCGCGGGCCGGGGACGAGCGGTACCTGGCCCTCGTCATTGCGCAGGAGCGTGACGGCACGGTCGGCGATCGCCTGCGCGGTCTGGCGATGCGCGTCGCTGCCGACGATCACCCGCAAGGAATCGAGGTCGACGAACGGGCGCTGGATCGCGCCGGTGCGGAGCTTCCACTCGAGAAGCCGGCGTACCGACGCCTCGATGCGGGCGGGCGGGATCTCGCCGCGCTCGACCGCGGCGGCCACGGCCGAGATCGCGGCGGGGATGTCACCGGGCATGAGGAGCACGTCAGCGCCCGCGAGCACGGCCTTGACCGAACTCTCCTCGACGCCGTAGCCCGCGCCCACGCCGCGCATGTCCATCGCGTCGGTGAAGGTCATGCCGCGGAATCCGAGGGTGTCGCGCAGCAGGTCCTGCATCACCGCCGGGACGAGCGTGGCGGGCGTGCTGTCATGCGAGACCGCGGGCAGCGCGATGTGGGCGCTCATGACGGCCGCGGCCCCCGCGGCGATGGCCGTTCGGAACGGGAGCAACTCGAGCGTGTCCATGCGCGCGCGGGAGGCGGAGACGACGGGGAGCGCGAGATGCGAATCGGTGTCGGTGTCGCCGTGGCCGGGGAAGTGCTTGATCGTCGCGGCCACGCCCGCCGACTGCACGCCCTCCACGAACGCGGCCCCCATCGCGGCGACGGCCCGTGGCTCCTCGCCGAACGACCGCACGTTGATGACCGGGTTGGACGGGTTGTTGTTCACGTCGACGGCGGGGCCGAACGCGACGTGGAGCCCGATCGCGCGCGCCTCGAGCCCGGTGATGCGACCGGCGGCGCGCGCGAGTTCGACGTCGCCCGTCGCGCCGATCGCCATGTTGTTCGGCAGGACCGTGGCATCGCCGCCGCGGAGGAGGCCCGGCGTGAAGGTCCCGCCCTCGAGCCGGCCCAGGCCGGGTTCGACGTCCGACGCCACGAGCAGCGGGAGCGATGCGCGCGCCTGCATCGCATTCACCTTGGCCGCGACCTCGATGGGCGAGCCGAGCGACATCACGACCCCGCCGACGTGGTCGAGCCGGATGCGGTCGATCGCCCAGGCGAACGAGGAGTCCGTCGTGCTCGTATAATCCCCGAGGACCCAGATCATCACCATCTGTCCGATCCGCTCGTGGAGCGGCATCTTGGCCACCGTCTCGTCGATCCACCGCGAAGCGGCGGCGGGGAGGGGACCGGTGAGGGGGACCGTGACACCGCGCAGGGCCACGGGGCCGGGCGTCGGTGCGAGGGTGCCGGGCGACGCGGGCGCGGCGCACGAGAGCAGGGCGAACGTGCCGGCGATGCCGGCCAGACGGAGGTGCGACGAGTGCGACATCAGGCCCTGAGGGGAAGGGGAGCGTGGATCGGCGCGCTGTGGCTGTTGACGAGCGTGGCGTGCGCCACGCCACCGCGGGCACAGGAGGGGCGACGCGCCCCCGACCGGCCGGCCTTCCGGCCGGGGATGACGGTGCTGCTGGAGGACTCGCTCCAGGTGATCGCCGGTCGCCGGATCGCGCTCATCACGAACCATACGGGGGTCGACGCCAAGGGCCAGTCGCTCGTGGACCTGCTGCAGGCCGATCCGCGCGCCAAGCGCGCGAACGTGAGCCTCGTCCGGCTCTTCTCGCCCGAGCATGGCATCCGCGGCGACCAGGACGTGGAGAACCTCCCGGACATGCGCGACACGAGGTCCGGGCTCATGGTCCACTCGCTGTACCTCAGCGGGACCGTCGGGCCGCCCGACAGCCTCCTGCGCGACCTCGACGGGCTCGTCTTCGACCTGCAGGACATCGGCACGCGCACGTGGACCTACGTGGGAGTGATGGTCTATGCGATGCGGGCTGCCGCGCGGGTCGGCATCCCGTTCGTGGTGCTCGATCGCCCCAATCCGCTTGGCGGCCGCACCGAGGGGCTCCTGCTCGACTCGGCCCTCGCCAACCCCGAGGATCCGACGCCGCAACGGCGCGGTCAGGCCTACGCATTATATCCCGCGCCGCTGCGGCACGGTATGACGATGGGCGAGATGGCGCGGTGGTTCGCGGCCGAGCTGAAGATCCCGGTCCAACTCACCGTGGTCGCGATGGGGGGCTATCGCCGCAGCATGTGGTGGGACGAGACCGGCATGCCGTGGACGACCCCGTCTCCGTCCATGACGTCGCTCACCAGCGCTATCGTGTATCCCGCCCTCGTGCCCTTCGAAGGGTCCAACCTCTCGGTGGGCCGAGGGACCGACCTGCCGTTCCAGCGACTGGGGGCCAGCTGGCTCGATGCACGCAAGGTCGCGGCGATGCTCGAGGAGCGAGGCCTGAGCGGCGTCCGCTTCGTCGCCGAACGGTTCACGCCGGTCCGGCCGGGCGACGCGAAGTTCGCCGGGAAGGAGATCCCCGGGGTGCGCATCGTCGTCGAGGACCGCGACCGGGTCCAGGTCGCCCGCGTCGGAACGGCACTGCTGTGGGCGATGCAGAAGGCCCACCCGGATTCGTTGCGGTTGACGGCGCGCACGGTCGACCTGCGCCTCGGGGCGACCGCGGCGCGTGAGGCGCTGGTGCGTGGCGAGGATCCCGATGAGGTGATCGACCGGGCCCAGCCGTCGATCGTGGCGTTCCAGCGGCGCGTGAAGCCGTACCTGCTCTACTGAGCTGGGGCGGCTTGCTGCGGCTCTGGCATGCGATCCGCGACGGGTACCTGCGGCTCATCGAGCCCTTGATCGCCTGGTGCGTCGCCCGACGGATCAGTCCCAACACCATCACCTCACTCGGCACGGTGAGCGCGGTGGGGGTGGGGGTGCTCTTCGCGGCCGGTTGGATCCGCA contains:
- a CDS encoding serine hydrolase: MSHSSHLRLAGIAGTFALLSCAAPASPGTLAPTPGPVALRGVTVPLTGPLPAAASRWIDETVAKMPLHERIGQMVMIWVLGDYTSTTDSSFAWAIDRIRLDHVGGVVMSLGSPIEVAAKVNAMQARASLPLLVASDVEPGLGRLEGGTFTPGLLRGGDATVLPNNMAIGATGDVELARAAGRITGLEARAIGLHVAFGPAVDVNNNPSNPVINVRSFGEEPRAVAAMGAAFVEGVQSAGVAATIKHFPGHGDTDTDSHLALPVVSASRARMDTLELLPFRTAIAAGAAAVMSAHIALPAVSHDSTPATLVPAVMQDLLRDTLGFRGMTFTDAMDMRGVGAGYGVEESSVKAVLAGADVLLMPGDIPAAISAVAAAVERGEIPPARIEASVRRLLEWKLRTGAIQRPFVDLDSLRVIVGSDAHRQTAQAIADRAVTLLRNDEGQVPLVPGPRTAIITFASESDVSAGRTFGNELRALLPDSRVLRIAPTTPRARLDSLLRPADRVVLATFVRTIEGEGRFAIGEHVARWVDSVALTRPVTVVAFSNPYIIREFGWVSGYVAAFGRGDAMERAAARALAGRIPFQGHAPISLPGFFRAGDGLAITRPAAPASLEDSLRTLLSRGVRDSVFPGAIAIVGDRNGIVTQVSAGRIDWAADAPAPDLHTIWDLASLTKVVGMTTAMMQLSEQGKVVLDAPVQRYLPEWTGRWKERVTVRHLLTHSAGLPAFKQLWKMTGTADSARAILMNTALDTMPGARMVYSDIGAILLGWIIERVSGQALDAYLAERVFTPLGMTETRYLPPAEWRARIAPTERDPWRGRHLRGEVHDENAYFLERPVAHAGLFSSAHDLARFARALLNEGTLDGTRIVRAETVRDFTRVQNVQLSNRALGWETPNGTNSAGRLMKRPAYGHTGFTGTSIWIDPPNGRFVILLTNRVNPTRENSRIGPIRTAVGDLVTTAPLGPSGAVRGSPP
- a CDS encoding DUF1343 domain-containing protein, which encodes MRHQALRGRGAWIGALWLLTSVACATPPRAQEGRRAPDRPAFRPGMTVLLEDSLQVIAGRRIALITNHTGVDAKGQSLVDLLQADPRAKRANVSLVRLFSPEHGIRGDQDVENLPDMRDTRSGLMVHSLYLSGTVGPPDSLLRDLDGLVFDLQDIGTRTWTYVGVMVYAMRAAARVGIPFVVLDRPNPLGGRTEGLLLDSALANPEDPTPQRRGQAYALYPAPLRHGMTMGEMARWFAAELKIPVQLTVVAMGGYRRSMWWDETGMPWTTPSPSMTSLTSAIVYPALVPFEGSNLSVGRGTDLPFQRLGASWLDARKVAAMLEERGLSGVRFVAERFTPVRPGDAKFAGKEIPGVRIVVEDRDRVQVARVGTALLWAMQKAHPDSLRLTARTVDLRLGATAAREALVRGEDPDEVIDRAQPSIVAFQRRVKPYLLY